The following proteins are encoded in a genomic region of Streptococcus cristatus AS 1.3089:
- a CDS encoding DUF948 domain-containing protein: MLEIAYTLVAVALIVFLIYMTITVKTLGDKAAKMLDETENTIKVLTSDVNVTLHQTNDLIAKVNVLTDDINHKVATIDPLFNAVADLSESVSDLNDQARVLGKKAVAAGSTTAKTTAGLTALRFVGKLFKK; encoded by the coding sequence ATGCTTGAAATTGCTTATACTTTAGTTGCTGTCGCTTTGATTGTTTTTCTAATCTATATGACTATCACCGTCAAAACTCTCGGTGATAAGGCTGCTAAAATGCTGGATGAGACAGAAAATACTATCAAAGTTTTGACTTCTGATGTCAATGTCACCCTGCATCAAACCAATGATTTGATTGCCAAAGTCAATGTGTTGACAGATGATATCAACCACAAAGTAGCAACGATTGATCCGCTTTTCAATGCGGTGGCAGACCTATCTGAATCAGTCTCTGATTTAAACGATCAGGCGCGTGTTTTAGGAAAAAAAGCAGTCGCAGCAGGAAGCACGACAGCCAAAACAACAGCAGGTCTAACGGCCCTTCGTTTTGTTGGCAAATTATTTAAAAAATAA
- the lgt gene encoding prolipoprotein diacylglyceryl transferase codes for MLDPVAFTVGPFSIRWYAICIVTGLILAVYLAMKEAPRKKMIPDDILDFILIAFPLAILGARLYYVIFEWSYYGKHSLIEIFQIWNGGLAIYGGLITGALVLYFFSQRRLINPVDFLDIAAPSVLIAQSIGRWGNFFNQEAYGAVVKNLNYLPSFIRNNMYIDGAYRQPTFLYESLWNLLGFALLMILRRRPKFFRQGELAAFYLIWYGFGRMIIEGMRTDSLMFLGVRVSQWLSAALILLGIGIMIYQRKNKPPIIKNERRILCLKLLIL; via the coding sequence ATGCTTGATCCAGTAGCTTTTACAGTTGGTCCCTTTAGTATTCGTTGGTATGCAATTTGCATTGTCACTGGCTTGATTTTAGCCGTTTACTTGGCCATGAAGGAAGCGCCACGCAAAAAGATGATTCCAGATGATATTCTTGATTTCATTCTGATTGCCTTTCCCTTGGCTATCCTTGGAGCGCGGCTCTACTATGTGATTTTTGAATGGTCTTATTATGGCAAGCATTCTCTGATTGAGATTTTTCAGATTTGGAATGGTGGTTTAGCCATTTACGGTGGTTTGATTACCGGTGCGCTTGTCCTTTATTTCTTTTCACAGAGAAGGCTGATCAATCCTGTTGATTTCTTGGATATTGCAGCACCTAGCGTCTTGATTGCCCAGAGCATCGGCCGTTGGGGCAATTTCTTTAACCAAGAAGCCTATGGAGCAGTGGTCAAAAACCTTAACTATCTGCCGTCCTTCATCCGCAACAATATGTACATAGATGGTGCTTATCGCCAGCCAACCTTCTTATACGAGTCCCTTTGGAATTTACTTGGTTTTGCCCTACTGATGATTTTACGACGCCGGCCTAAATTCTTCCGTCAGGGAGAATTGGCAGCCTTTTACCTGATTTGGTACGGCTTTGGCCGGATGATTATTGAGGGTATGCGGACCGACAGTCTCATGTTCTTGGGTGTTCGTGTATCTCAGTGGCTGTCTGCAGCTCTGATTTTACTAGGCATCGGCATTATGATTTACCAAAGAAAAAACAAGCCCCCTATTATCAAGAATGAGAGGAGAATATTATGCTTGAAATTGCTTATACTTTAG
- a CDS encoding YtxH domain-containing protein translates to MGKISSLLLGAVSGAAAAYFLTSKKGKEITEKVQDFVVDYREDPDKTHEAVVQSVKDFSDQAVKAINQTKEKVENGEITAETVLESVKDTTKSVVDYSQDKFQEIKEKFEKEEEILEEEISDIVVEEGEKASSEEIIIDLEDK, encoded by the coding sequence ATGGGAAAAATTTCATCACTTTTATTAGGTGCTGTGTCTGGTGCAGCTGCAGCGTACTTTCTAACTAGCAAAAAAGGTAAAGAAATTACTGAAAAAGTTCAAGACTTCGTTGTTGACTATCGTGAAGATCCAGATAAGACTCACGAAGCAGTTGTCCAATCAGTAAAGGATTTTTCAGATCAGGCTGTCAAGGCCATCAACCAAACCAAGGAAAAGGTTGAAAATGGCGAAATTACAGCTGAAACAGTATTGGAGTCTGTCAAGGATACAACCAAGTCAGTAGTAGACTATTCACAGGATAAATTCCAAGAAATCAAAGAAAAGTTTGAAAAAGAAGAGGAAATTCTTGAAGAAGAAATTTCTGATATCGTGGTGGAAGAAGGAGAAAAAGCTTCTTCAGAAGAAATCATCATT